Genomic DNA from Frondihabitans sp. PAMC 28766:
CCCCAGCGGCGAACGGATGTGCGACGAGGCTCCTACCCGGTCGAGCAGCACGGCGAACGCGTCGATGAGATCGCGGCGCCTCGCCTTCGTGGTGTCGAGCGCAGGATCCGACGTGGTCGCCACACGCGCGAAAGCCACGTCGTCGACGTACACGCGCATCGCGACCGCCAGGAAGCCGCGCAGGGCCCCGGCCGCGTCGGCCTCCCCCGCCGCGTCCGTGGCACGCTGCGTCAGGTCGTCGAACCGCCCTTCGACGAGTGTCTCGACGAGAGCCTCGGTCGTCGGGAAGTGCCGGTACACCGTGCCCACTCCCACGTCGGCCCGCCGCGCGACGGCGTTCAACTGCAGCGGGAGGCCCTCGTCGGCAAGCGACCGGGCAGCGGCGAGAATGCCGTCGCGATTGCGGGCGGCATCTCGGCGGAGCGGGGCGGGCGTCATGGCGACATCCTATTGTGTGCGGATCAGTCATCCGATCGGATACTCCATCCGTTTAGATGTTATGGTCGGATCATGACCTCGAAGCGCACGATCGACGCCGCCGGCAAGCGCCGCACCTACCGCCTGACCCTGCCGCCCGATGCGACACCGAGCGCCGGTGCGTCGCTGCTGTTGCTGTTCCACGGCTCGAACCAGACGGCCGCCTCACTCGAGACGTTCACAGGAGGCACGCTCGAGGGGCTCGCTGCCGCGGACGGCGTTGTCGTCGCCTCCCTCGACGGCTACAAGCG
This window encodes:
- a CDS encoding TetR/AcrR family transcriptional regulator — encoded protein: MTPAPLRRDAARNRDGILAAARSLADEGLPLQLNAVARRADVGVGTVYRHFPTTEALVETLVEGRFDDLTQRATDAAGEADAAGALRGFLAVAMRVYVDDVAFARVATTSDPALDTTKARRRDLIDAFAVLLDRVGASSHIRSPLGPRMPWPSSAVRPTPSVSAAPRPPTRTLPPCSTACSPRRTRETRHA